The following coding sequences lie in one Flagellimonas eckloniae genomic window:
- a CDS encoding TIGR02757 family protein, translated as MTKTELKDFLDQKVVQYNHPKFLEDDPLQIPHRFSKKEDIEISGFLTATIAWGNRKSIINNASRLMELLDNAPYDFVLNHIEADLEKLSPFVHRTLNGDDLQYFIQSLHNMYKNHNGLEAVFVKHQQKDSLQSAISKFKAIFFELPHQTRTMKHVSDPNKGSAAKRINMFLRWMVRNNDTGVDFGIWKGLNPSQLSCPLDVHSGNVARKLKLVKRKQNDAKALAELDKSLRKLDPKDPVKYDFALFGLGVFEKF; from the coding sequence ATGACCAAAACTGAATTAAAGGATTTTTTGGATCAGAAAGTTGTGCAATACAATCATCCCAAATTTCTTGAAGATGATCCTTTACAAATTCCCCATCGTTTTTCTAAAAAAGAAGATATCGAAATCAGTGGCTTCCTAACCGCTACCATAGCTTGGGGAAACCGAAAGAGCATCATAAACAATGCTTCGCGATTGATGGAGCTTTTGGACAATGCTCCTTATGATTTTGTTCTAAATCATATCGAAGCAGATTTGGAAAAGCTCTCGCCTTTTGTCCACAGAACCTTGAATGGTGATGACCTCCAATATTTTATCCAAAGCCTTCATAATATGTATAAAAACCATAATGGGTTGGAAGCTGTTTTTGTGAAGCATCAGCAGAAAGATTCATTGCAATCCGCTATATCAAAATTTAAAGCCATTTTTTTTGAATTACCACATCAAACCAGAACCATGAAACATGTTTCCGACCCCAACAAAGGGTCTGCTGCAAAACGTATCAATATGTTTTTAAGGTGGATGGTGAGAAACAATGATACTGGAGTTGATTTTGGTATCTGGAAAGGTTTAAATCCCAGTCAGCTCTCCTGTCCGTTGGACGTGCATTCGGGAAATGTTGCTCGAAAATTAAAATTGGTAAAGCGAAAACAGAATGATGCCAAAGCTTTAGCTGAGTTGGATAAAAGCTTAAGAAAACTAGACCCCAAGGATCCAGTCAAATATGATTTTGCCCTTTTTGGACTTGGGGTTTTTGAAAAGTTTTAA
- a CDS encoding cytochrome-c peroxidase: protein MNRILVVLLVFSLSCKQKPKESLITSSVESKVDWKPVKDYYLKHITDAITALDELAKLPMADDRTKAVFQKARISFKKAEPYASYLNPEVGHRANGPALPIVTDDSQKVLLPVGLQKIEESIYEGEEREARYNEEISITIGMLKNLQNNIQNREVTPQRFFIATHQQIIRIISLSISGFDTPVSQLGLNETVVSLESLKEVYTKSIGEIILNKNQELDLQFRNNIEKAVGFVRSNTNFETFDRYTFIRHYMNPITRNWVAIRKESQLWDGVNNKPFNFDAPTFFEEDSFNVEFFTPAINRNPTEKKIALGKKLFFDPKLSQNGKMACVTCHNPKKAWADGIALNLDKNGKLLQRNTPTLINSAFQQSFFWDGRSPNLLDQITSVFTNDKEFDSSVHEFSTEILADTTYIPLFKDAYGGISARNTEIIRAISSYISTLNAFNSKFDKNIRSEEDTFTEEEKLGFNLYMGKALCATCHFIPLTNGTVPPFFTEHEKEVVGVPETSSNKTLDDDLGFYWRHNEELEVHRGMFKTPTIRNAELTGPYMHNGVYKSLEEVINFYNLGGGGGLGFDLPYQTLPFDNLQLSELEEKALVAFIKTLTDIEVGEVY, encoded by the coding sequence ATGAATCGCATATTAGTTGTTTTATTAGTTTTTAGCCTCAGTTGTAAGCAGAAGCCAAAAGAAAGCCTTATTACATCAAGTGTAGAAAGTAAAGTTGATTGGAAACCCGTTAAGGATTATTATTTAAAACATATTACAGATGCCATTACCGCTCTGGATGAGCTTGCAAAACTGCCAATGGCAGATGATCGTACAAAAGCAGTATTTCAAAAAGCAAGAATCTCATTTAAAAAAGCAGAACCATATGCTTCTTATCTAAACCCTGAAGTGGGGCATAGAGCTAATGGACCAGCACTTCCCATTGTCACTGATGATAGTCAAAAGGTATTGCTGCCAGTGGGTTTACAGAAAATTGAAGAAAGTATTTATGAAGGAGAGGAACGTGAAGCAAGATATAACGAAGAGATTTCAATTACCATTGGGATGCTCAAAAACCTTCAAAACAATATACAAAATAGAGAAGTTACCCCACAACGTTTCTTTATTGCCACCCACCAACAAATAATTCGGATTATTAGTCTGTCAATTTCTGGTTTTGATACACCGGTAAGCCAGCTTGGATTAAATGAAACCGTAGTTTCCCTAGAAAGTTTAAAAGAGGTCTATACTAAAAGTATTGGAGAAATAATTCTAAATAAAAATCAAGAATTAGATTTGCAGTTTCGAAACAATATAGAAAAAGCAGTAGGTTTTGTAAGGTCAAACACCAATTTTGAGACCTTTGACCGCTATACTTTTATTCGTCACTATATGAATCCAATTACAAGAAATTGGGTTGCTATACGGAAAGAAAGCCAATTATGGGATGGCGTAAACAATAAACCTTTCAATTTTGATGCACCAACGTTTTTTGAAGAAGATTCGTTTAATGTTGAGTTTTTCACACCTGCCATAAATCGGAATCCCACAGAAAAAAAAATTGCATTGGGCAAGAAACTTTTTTTTGACCCCAAACTGTCCCAAAACGGAAAAATGGCCTGTGTTACATGCCATAACCCAAAAAAAGCCTGGGCAGACGGAATAGCTTTAAACTTGGATAAGAACGGAAAGTTATTGCAGCGAAATACACCAACATTGATTAATTCAGCTTTTCAACAAAGCTTCTTTTGGGATGGCAGATCTCCGAATTTATTAGATCAAATTACATCTGTATTTACGAATGATAAGGAGTTCGATAGTTCTGTACATGAATTTTCAACAGAAATTTTAGCGGACACTACATATATTCCACTGTTTAAAGATGCGTATGGCGGAATTTCTGCTAGGAATACGGAAATCATTCGTGCCATATCCTCTTATATTTCAACGTTGAACGCATTCAATTCTAAGTTTGATAAAAACATCCGTAGTGAGGAGGACACTTTTACTGAAGAAGAAAAATTGGGCTTTAATTTATATATGGGCAAAGCACTTTGTGCTACCTGCCATTTTATACCGTTAACAAATGGGACGGTTCCACCATTCTTTACGGAGCATGAAAAGGAAGTTGTTGGTGTGCCTGAAACTTCTAGCAACAAAACATTAGATGATGATTTAGGGTTTTATTGGAGGCATAATGAGGAATTGGAGGTACATCGTGGGATGTTTAAAACTCCAACAATTAGAAATGCAGAACTAACGGGACCATATATGCACAATGGAGTTTATAAAAGTTTGGAGGAAGTAATCAATTTCTACAACCTCGGCGGTGGCGGTGGACTAGGCTTTGATTTACCATACCAAACCCTTCCTTTTGATAATCTACAACTATCGGAATTAGAAGAGAAAGCACTAGTGGCCTTTATAAAAACCCTTACAGATATTGAGGTAGGAGAGGTGTATTAA
- a CDS encoding Gfo/Idh/MocA family protein: MKKLSRRDFNSTLVKGMGGFTLMTAVPMACAMGTNQNKKKLGIALVGLGSYSTYQLAPALLDTEHCYLAGIVTGTPEKEQVWTSKYNIPKENIYNYDNFDDIADNKAIDIVYVVLPNSMHADFSIRAAKAGKHVICEKPMAINVEECDAIIQACEENNVKLGIGYRLHSEPYTQEVKRLVKEKAFGSINYISADAGYRSMSDPDQWRLNKKLSGGGALMNMGVYAIQSVIYGTGENPISVAAQEYSTRPGYFKDTDETITAQFEFESGAVGNIMTSHNVRANRLFASCERGWFELDPASTYIPLAGRTSQGELNFPQESQQKLQMDDFAKHILLNTINLVPGEMGKRDMMIVEAIYESISKDGQKVKLNFTPNYGFAG, translated from the coding sequence ATGAAAAAACTGTCGCGAAGAGATTTTAATTCCACATTGGTCAAAGGAATGGGAGGGTTTACATTAATGACGGCTGTACCAATGGCCTGTGCAATGGGAACGAATCAAAATAAAAAGAAATTAGGTATTGCGTTGGTAGGTCTTGGTAGTTATAGCACCTATCAATTGGCTCCTGCCTTGCTTGATACGGAGCATTGCTATTTGGCAGGAATTGTGACCGGTACTCCAGAAAAAGAACAGGTATGGACCAGTAAGTACAATATCCCAAAGGAAAACATCTATAACTATGATAATTTTGATGATATAGCAGACAACAAGGCAATCGACATTGTTTATGTGGTACTTCCAAATAGCATGCATGCTGATTTTTCCATTCGGGCAGCGAAGGCGGGAAAACATGTTATTTGCGAAAAACCAATGGCCATAAACGTGGAGGAATGCGATGCCATAATTCAGGCGTGTGAGGAAAACAACGTCAAACTGGGGATTGGATATCGATTGCATTCAGAACCATATACGCAAGAAGTAAAGCGATTGGTAAAAGAAAAAGCTTTTGGTTCCATAAACTATATTTCTGCAGATGCAGGGTACCGCTCTATGTCCGACCCTGACCAATGGCGGTTGAACAAAAAATTATCTGGAGGCGGGGCTTTGATGAATATGGGGGTTTATGCAATCCAAAGCGTTATTTATGGAACAGGTGAAAACCCAATTTCTGTTGCAGCCCAAGAGTATAGTACTAGACCGGGCTATTTTAAAGATACGGATGAAACAATTACCGCCCAATTTGAATTTGAAAGCGGAGCCGTTGGAAACATTATGACTTCACACAATGTAAGGGCCAACAGACTTTTTGCTTCCTGTGAAAGAGGTTGGTTTGAACTGGACCCCGCCAGCACTTATATTCCGTTAGCAGGAAGGACTTCCCAAGGCGAATTAAATTTTCCCCAAGAAAGTCAACAAAAATTACAAATGGATGATTTTGCTAAGCATATTCTGCTTAATACAATCAATCTTGTTCCTGGTGAAATGGGAAAACGGGATATGATGATTGTGGAGGCGATATATGAATCTATTTCTAAAGATGGTCAAAAGGTAAAACTAAACTTCACCCCTAATTATGGTTTTGCAGGATAG
- a CDS encoding SGNH/GDSL hydrolase family protein, whose product MLAIFSFFNFLKKAQAQDWANLGKYKEANAQLENIPRDANSVVFMGNSITEFWSNYNPSFFSDNPYINRGISGQTTPQMLLRFRQDVIDLNPSTVVILAGTNDIAGNTGYMTLEQIRDNILSMVELAEANGICPIISSVLPAYKYPWRPGKQPNILIPKLNEMLKKVAVDKGVVYLDYFSAMADDKNGLPKELAEDGVHPTKKGYEIMEVLVKKAINSKR is encoded by the coding sequence TTGTTGGCAATATTTTCTTTTTTCAATTTTCTAAAAAAAGCACAAGCCCAAGACTGGGCCAATCTTGGAAAGTATAAAGAAGCTAACGCTCAACTGGAGAACATTCCAAGGGATGCGAACAGTGTTGTTTTCATGGGTAATTCCATTACTGAGTTTTGGAGCAACTATAATCCATCTTTTTTTAGTGATAATCCATACATTAATAGAGGTATAAGCGGACAAACCACACCGCAAATGTTACTAAGGTTTCGTCAAGATGTGATTGATTTGAACCCAAGTACTGTTGTCATCTTAGCTGGAACAAATGATATAGCAGGAAATACGGGTTATATGACTTTGGAGCAAATCAGGGACAATATACTTTCTATGGTAGAATTAGCTGAGGCCAATGGTATATGTCCTATAATTTCCTCAGTACTACCAGCCTATAAGTACCCATGGCGTCCAGGAAAACAACCCAATATTTTAATTCCAAAATTGAACGAGATGCTTAAAAAAGTAGCGGTAGATAAGGGGGTTGTTTATCTTGATTATTTTTCCGCAATGGCGGATGACAAAAATGGATTGCCAAAAGAGTTGGCAGAAGATGGAGTACACCCTACAAAGAAAGGATATGAAATCATGGAAGTCTTGGTGAAAAAAGCAATAAATAGTAAGAGATGA
- a CDS encoding PD40 domain-containing protein gives MRKIIILSLCCISSVFSQKMVKVEPALQILKNFDKVRDFTMNTLGTEAYFTIQSADEAISVICKSHKEDGEWLKPTITSFSGKHKDLEPFLSPNNLRLYFVSTRALNDSISEPKDFDIWYVERVTPTANWSEPINLGVPVNTEHNEFYPAIAKNGNLYFTSDRPDSKGRDDIFFSAYENGIYAPAISLDESINSEGFEYNAYISTDESYLLFGGYNRKDGQGSGDIYISFKNSEGNWSKATPLPQSINSKSMDYCPFVDEKNNILYFTSRRTSNPEKGIKSISALKEFLNSYENGNSRLYKASFNLNAIATKK, from the coding sequence ATGAGAAAAATTATAATTCTATCGCTATGCTGTATTTCCTCAGTCTTTAGCCAAAAAATGGTAAAGGTAGAACCAGCTCTACAAATTTTAAAGAATTTTGATAAGGTAAGAGACTTTACAATGAACACCCTTGGCACTGAAGCTTATTTTACCATACAATCTGCCGATGAAGCCATATCAGTTATATGTAAATCCCATAAAGAAGATGGGGAATGGCTTAAACCAACGATCACCTCTTTTTCTGGAAAGCATAAGGACCTGGAGCCATTTTTGTCTCCAAATAATTTGCGATTGTACTTTGTATCTACAAGAGCGTTAAATGACTCCATTTCAGAACCTAAGGATTTCGATATTTGGTATGTTGAAAGAGTAACCCCAACTGCTAATTGGTCAGAACCCATTAATCTGGGCGTACCCGTAAATACAGAACATAATGAGTTTTATCCTGCTATAGCCAAAAATGGTAATCTCTATTTTACCAGTGACCGTCCCGATTCAAAAGGTAGGGATGATATTTTCTTTAGCGCCTATGAGAATGGCATATATGCCCCTGCAATTTCATTAGATGAAAGCATAAATTCTGAGGGGTTCGAATACAATGCCTATATCTCTACCGATGAAAGCTATCTTTTATTTGGTGGATATAACCGTAAAGATGGACAAGGTAGTGGTGATATATATATCAGTTTTAAAAACTCTGAAGGGAATTGGTCAAAGGCTACTCCCCTGCCTCAATCCATCAACTCAAAATCTATGGACTATTGTCCATTTGTAGATGAAAAGAATAACATTCTATATTTCACGAGTAGAAGAACTTCAAACCCTGAAAAGGGAATCAAATCAATTTCTGCTTTAAAAGAATTTCTAAACTCTTATGAAAATGGGAATAGTAGGCTCTACAAAGCAAGTTTTAATCTTAACGCGATAGCAACTAAAAAATAG
- a CDS encoding tetratricopeptide repeat protein gives MELIDNKEITIAVLPFQLIGEIGDLNPIIYGFTEDLIINFSKFVGLSVISQYSTQNITDPSDDAVVSLLGTDYIITGSFRSKGNQYRIGIQLIRTRDNTVVFAGNHDESLESILNTQDVITQQIVSVLQQQIDHDLLSYSYKKESVELAAYENWLLGMNLLKKGTVESDFAARKHFEAALEIDSHFARAYTGISLTYFNEWSCQLWDRWDVSQKGAHEYALKAIDLDENDYVSLAVLGRTFLYLGDYHKSEHYFRKSFRMNPNDADNLVLIAFYLVYLGYAEEAEQLYLKAKNLNPLHPDAYFPQASFIYFELGDYEKSILFGEKVSNPSIWTDFPAFLAAAYYHLSEFDKMQEYFTQYLSLFQKNINNGIEPSVKKAIDWQKIVNPYKTKTNLEPFWEFITTEKVTVVANNPSKPKSDSRGSFAINGEFWELNYLGQSAILKDSKGLHDIAKLLGQPEKQFHCSELMGTVLDSDGSPVVDNQALNDYKKRIRTLQSEISEAEEMNDFIKADELREEYEDLMDHLSKVTGMAGKTRKVGSSLEKARSAVTWRIRNSIKKVENVHPQLAKHLSNTIKTGTFCCYTPDTVHEWII, from the coding sequence TTGGAATTAATTGATAATAAGGAGATTACAATTGCCGTATTACCATTTCAACTTATTGGTGAAATAGGTGATCTCAATCCCATAATCTATGGGTTCACGGAAGATCTTATAATTAACTTCTCAAAATTTGTTGGGCTATCGGTAATATCCCAATACTCTACCCAGAATATAACAGACCCTTCAGATGATGCCGTAGTGTCTCTTTTAGGAACGGATTATATCATAACAGGCAGCTTTCGTTCAAAAGGCAATCAATATCGGATTGGAATTCAACTTATAAGAACAAGAGACAACACAGTTGTTTTTGCAGGCAACCATGATGAATCTTTAGAATCCATATTAAATACACAAGATGTTATTACGCAGCAAATTGTAAGTGTTCTGCAACAACAAATAGACCATGATTTACTTTCATATTCCTATAAAAAAGAATCTGTTGAGCTTGCTGCTTATGAAAACTGGTTGTTAGGTATGAACTTGCTAAAAAAGGGTACGGTTGAAAGTGATTTTGCGGCAAGAAAACATTTTGAGGCGGCTTTAGAGATAGATTCCCATTTTGCGCGAGCGTACACAGGGATATCACTTACGTATTTTAATGAGTGGAGTTGTCAACTTTGGGATAGATGGGATGTCAGTCAAAAAGGAGCACATGAGTACGCCCTAAAGGCAATTGATCTTGATGAAAACGATTATGTTTCATTGGCTGTCTTGGGTAGAACATTTCTTTACTTAGGTGATTACCACAAGTCGGAACATTATTTTAGGAAATCCTTTAGGATGAATCCAAATGATGCCGACAACCTAGTCCTCATTGCTTTTTATTTGGTTTATTTAGGATATGCAGAAGAAGCAGAACAGCTATATCTTAAAGCCAAAAACTTGAATCCTTTGCATCCTGACGCATATTTTCCACAAGCTTCTTTTATCTATTTTGAATTGGGAGATTATGAAAAATCTATACTATTTGGTGAAAAAGTATCCAATCCGTCTATTTGGACAGATTTCCCCGCATTTTTAGCCGCTGCATATTACCATCTCTCTGAGTTTGATAAAATGCAGGAGTACTTCACACAATATCTCAGCCTGTTTCAAAAGAATATCAACAATGGAATAGAGCCTTCTGTCAAGAAAGCTATTGATTGGCAAAAAATCGTAAATCCATATAAAACCAAAACCAACCTAGAACCTTTTTGGGAGTTCATAACAACGGAAAAAGTTACAGTTGTAGCCAATAATCCTTCAAAACCTAAATCTGATTCCAGAGGAAGCTTTGCTATCAACGGTGAATTTTGGGAACTTAACTATTTAGGGCAATCTGCTATCCTAAAAGATTCAAAAGGACTTCATGATATTGCAAAACTATTGGGACAACCAGAAAAGCAGTTCCATTGCTCCGAACTTATGGGTACCGTATTGGATAGTGATGGTTCTCCGGTTGTCGATAACCAGGCATTGAATGATTACAAAAAAAGAATACGTACCCTTCAATCTGAAATTAGTGAAGCTGAAGAAATGAACGATTTCATAAAGGCTGATGAATTAAGAGAAGAATATGAAGACTTAATGGACCATTTGTCCAAGGTGACAGGAATGGCTGGAAAAACCAGAAAAGTTGGATCATCTCTTGAAAAAGCAAGGTCGGCAGTTACGTGGCGTATCAGGAATTCAATAAAAAAAGTTGAAAACGTCCACCCTCAATTAGCCAAACATTTATCAAACACCATTAAAACTGGCACTTTTTGTTGTTATACTCCAGATACTGTGCATGAATGGATCATTTAA
- a CDS encoding sterol desaturase family protein, with amino-acid sequence MESILQNLPNPWEVLIDPISLIILGMYGILMLWEAIFPARKLPKMKFWKLRGLTSFAVFFYLSTYFPLIWDTYLVEYQVFDLTSLGAGWGAFAGIMIYELGLYIWHRSMHKNDKLWKVFHQMHHSAERMDSYGAFYFSPMDMIGFTFLGSLCLVVIAGFTAEAATLFILITTFLAIFQHSNIRTPAWLGYIIQRPEAHTVHHAKGIHAYNYSDIPLFDIIFGTFKNPKGYENETGFYHGASTKIWDMLTFKDVSKES; translated from the coding sequence ATGGAATCTATTTTACAAAACTTACCCAATCCGTGGGAAGTATTGATTGACCCTATCTCATTGATTATATTGGGCATGTATGGAATTTTAATGCTATGGGAAGCTATTTTTCCTGCTAGAAAACTTCCTAAAATGAAGTTTTGGAAATTAAGGGGGCTTACCTCCTTTGCCGTATTCTTCTATTTATCAACCTATTTTCCACTTATTTGGGATACCTACCTGGTGGAATATCAAGTTTTTGATTTGACCTCATTAGGGGCCGGATGGGGCGCTTTTGCTGGCATTATGATTTATGAACTTGGACTTTATATCTGGCATCGTAGCATGCACAAAAATGACAAGCTATGGAAAGTATTCCATCAAATGCACCATAGCGCAGAGCGAATGGACAGCTATGGGGCGTTTTATTTTAGTCCAATGGATATGATTGGCTTTACATTTTTGGGAAGCCTGTGTTTGGTTGTAATAGCTGGGTTTACTGCTGAGGCTGCTACCCTATTTATTTTAATCACCACATTTTTGGCCATTTTTCAACATAGCAACATCAGGACTCCGGCTTGGTTGGGTTATATCATTCAAAGACCCGAAGCGCATACCGTTCATCATGCAAAGGGAATACATGCCTATAATTATTCGGATATTCCCTTATTCGACATCATCTTCGGAACCTTTAAAAATCCGAAGGGCTATGAGAATGAAACCGGTTTTTATCATGGAGCTTCTACCAAAATATGGGATATGTTAACTTTCAAAGATGTTTCTAAGGAATCATAG
- a CDS encoding M43 family zinc metalloprotease, which translates to MKKKKNPKLALTLLLCMALACSKTDEGMPPEEPESNPEVAFLPVVVHIIHNGEAVGEGPNLSEKRILRQIEILNEDFRRKEGTRGFNNHPESADSMIEFVLAKQTVDGKSSNGINRIDATTVTVPDMGYSQTHYAQYDYWPPDQYINIWVTPLPEEVMCLSLGISSGPNTDLPGNDLLAVPGPNDAEGMLINWMHFGESEIACHARYGRTVTHEMGHYLGLLHPWAGNNCEFNDFCDDTPAVDRVVHGDTSFMGCQGEMVMIENYMNWSEDDVMNVFTKDQIARMHYVLENDPGRNSLLTSKGLQPPQNL; encoded by the coding sequence ATGAAAAAGAAAAAAAACCCAAAGTTAGCCTTGACTCTTTTGCTATGCATGGCACTTGCTTGTTCCAAGACTGATGAAGGAATGCCTCCGGAAGAACCAGAATCCAACCCGGAAGTGGCTTTCCTTCCGGTTGTGGTCCACATAATCCATAATGGTGAAGCCGTTGGAGAAGGTCCTAACCTTTCAGAAAAAAGAATTCTACGTCAAATAGAAATACTGAATGAAGATTTTAGGAGGAAGGAAGGGACTAGGGGTTTTAACAATCATCCAGAAAGTGCCGACTCTATGATTGAATTTGTGCTGGCCAAACAAACCGTTGATGGTAAGTCCTCAAACGGGATCAATAGAATAGATGCCACAACGGTTACCGTTCCAGATATGGGGTATAGCCAAACCCACTACGCACAATACGACTACTGGCCACCGGACCAATACATTAATATCTGGGTAACGCCACTTCCGGAAGAGGTGATGTGCCTTAGCTTAGGTATTTCTTCCGGCCCCAATACAGATCTTCCAGGTAATGATCTATTGGCAGTACCCGGTCCGAATGACGCTGAAGGAATGTTAATCAATTGGATGCACTTTGGAGAATCCGAAATTGCCTGCCATGCAAGGTACGGGAGAACGGTAACCCATGAAATGGGACATTACTTAGGACTTTTGCACCCTTGGGCAGGTAATAACTGTGAATTCAATGATTTTTGTGACGACACACCAGCTGTGGACAGGGTTGTTCATGGTGACACCTCATTTATGGGCTGCCAAGGGGAAATGGTTATGATAGAAAACTATATGAACTGGAGCGAAGATGATGTGATGAACGTTTTTACCAAAGACCAAATAGCTAGAATGCATTATGTGCTTGAAAATGACCCTGGACGCAATTCTCTTTTAACAAGTAAGGGGTTACAACCGCCACAAAATCTATAG
- a CDS encoding glycosyltransferase family 2 protein, with protein MQIPLVSILIPFKDTEIFLRECLDSILNQTYKKWEVIAVDDNSKDKSFELLAKYSKKDKRIKVLKSNGNGIIPALRTAYMNSSGGFITRMDSDDIMKPNRLQIMVKSLLQEGNGYIAVGQVTYFSDKGISDGYDRYEKWLNRLTAAGENYSEIYKECVIPSPCWMVFKEDFETCGAFKPNRYPEDYDLTFRFYEKRMKIIPCDRVLHLWRDYDTRTSRTHEHYAQNYFLEIKLHYFLKLDHNTKKPLVLWGAGYKGKSIAKGLLNNSVDFVWLCDNPKKIGKKIYGKELVHFKALERLKNPQSIITVANEKAQVEIVNFFSSIAQKSGKDYFFFC; from the coding sequence ATGCAGATACCTCTTGTTAGTATTCTTATACCTTTTAAGGATACAGAAATTTTTCTTCGTGAGTGTTTGGATTCGATTCTAAATCAAACCTATAAAAAATGGGAAGTAATTGCTGTTGATGACAACTCCAAGGATAAAAGTTTTGAGTTGCTTGCCAAGTATAGCAAAAAAGATAAGAGGATAAAAGTTTTAAAAAGTAATGGGAATGGTATAATCCCTGCTCTTCGAACTGCCTACATGAACAGTTCTGGAGGTTTTATTACAAGAATGGATTCTGATGACATTATGAAACCAAACCGGCTTCAAATAATGGTGAAATCCTTGTTACAAGAAGGGAATGGATATATAGCGGTTGGCCAAGTAACCTATTTTTCTGACAAAGGAATTAGCGATGGATATGATAGATATGAAAAATGGCTGAATAGGTTGACAGCTGCCGGGGAAAACTATTCGGAAATTTATAAAGAATGTGTAATTCCCTCTCCCTGCTGGATGGTTTTTAAGGAAGATTTTGAAACTTGTGGGGCTTTTAAACCTAATAGATACCCAGAAGATTACGACCTTACTTTTCGATTTTATGAAAAAAGAATGAAAATTATTCCTTGTGATCGGGTTTTGCATCTTTGGCGGGACTATGACACACGAACCTCCAGAACTCATGAGCACTATGCCCAAAACTATTTTTTGGAAATTAAGTTGCATTATTTTTTAAAGCTTGACCATAACACTAAAAAGCCGTTGGTCCTATGGGGAGCTGGATATAAAGGAAAATCCATTGCCAAAGGATTATTAAACAATAGTGTTGACTTTGTTTGGCTATGTGATAATCCAAAGAAAATAGGAAAGAAAATTTACGGGAAAGAACTAGTCCATTTTAAGGCTTTGGAAAGGCTGAAAAACCCACAAAGCATCATTACTGTAGCCAATGAAAAGGCACAAGTGGAAATAGTGAACTTCTTCTCAAGTATAGCGCAAAAATCCGGTAAGGATTACTTCTTTTTTTGTTAA